GCCAGTTGGGACGGCGTTTTCAAGCAAAGCATTCTGCTCGGCAGCGCCGAGCCAACCCCGGCGGAGCGGCGTCAGATGCTTGACCGGCTTAACGGCTATCGCCTGGATTTCCCAAGTTCTCTGCGTCCGTTGCTGCAGCTGTGGCGTCAGCAGCAGCAGCAGCAGGTTGCACAGGCTGAAGAGCGCCTGCGCTACCAGCGTCTGCAGGAAAACAGCGACAACCAGGTCGATGCGCTGCGTCAGAGCCAGGCACGGCTGCAAAAACAGCTGCAGGAAACCTCGCGCAAACTGGAGAACCTGACGGATATTGAGCGTCGTCTCTCCTCACGCAAGCAGCTGCAGGGGGAACTGCCGGATAATGGCGCATCACAGGGCAAGGCTGGCAACGGCGCCGTGCGTAATACGGCAGAGGCGGAAAGCCAACCGGCAAGGGGCACCGCGATTCCCGTCGAGCCAGAAGATACTTACGCGCCACCCGAGGCCAATAAGGAGTCCGACGCGCAATGACAGCACGTAAAGCGGCCAATTTACTTCTGGTTGATGACGATCCCAGCCTGCTTAAACTGTTGGGCATGCGTTTGACCAGCGAAGGTTTCCACGTTACGACCGCCGAAAGCGGACATGAAGCGTTACGCCTGCTGGCGCGCGAGCAGATCGATCTGGTGATCAGCGATCTGCGCATGGATGAGATGGACGGCATGGCGCTGTTTGCGGAGATCCAGAAGCGTCAGCCCGGTATGCCGGTAATTATTCTGACCGCGCACGGCTCCATTCCGGACGCCGTGGCGGCGACCCAGCAGGGGGTATTCAGCTTCCTGACCAAACCGGTCGATCGCGATGCGTTATACAAGGCGATTGACGACGCGCTGTCGCTGTCGGCGCCGGCGGGCGATGACAGCTGGCGTGAGGATATCGTCACCCGCAGCCCGGCGATGCTGCGTCTGCTGGAGCAGGCGA
The nucleotide sequence above comes from Serratia rhizosphaerae. Encoded proteins:
- the qseG gene encoding two-component system QseEF-associated lipoprotein QseG, encoding MYTWSKRARLPKTEPSTRAQQRALLGKRPLSLLGTLFFVPLLLAGCADRAVSGGLGQQPQEAIPDAKVVDYHIAPCDTLWQLDGKEALENSLYWLRAMDCAERIGSTQARVQVRTLPAASWDGVFKQSILLGSAEPTPAERRQMLDRLNGYRLDFPSSLRPLLQLWRQQQQQQVAQAEERLRYQRLQENSDNQVDALRQSQARLQKQLQETSRKLENLTDIERRLSSRKQLQGELPDNGASQGKAGNGAVRNTAEAESQPARGTAIPVEPEDTYAPPEANKESDAQ